GGACGTTCATGTCGCCTTAGTGAtcctgcaattattattattattattattattattattattattattattagcaaaggaCTTAGTAAGAACCAAAGGGACAAAAGGCTACTCCTTCCACCTGGCTTTACCCTCTCCAAGTAGAAAACGATATTGATATAGGCCTATAGATATAGGTAATGTTTTAGGCCTAACCATGTGTATTGCTATTATGCTCGTAAGTCTGTGGAATATCATTCATGTAGCCTGAGATATATCACAGTAGACAGAAGACGATTTCAGTATTCTGAGaatactttcattatattttaaaattatattctatGATAACCACTTGATAGTTTAGTAAAATGTCAGTCAATCATAGAGAGATCTGACGTCCTTGCCTTACCTGAAGGGCTACCGGGCGAAGAAGACGTAGGGGAGAGGGGGTGAAAAAGCGACAGACGGAGGAAGAGAGACGCGGCAGAGTTTGTCGGAGTGCGACAACTCTGTGGAAGAGGCGACAAATGCGACACTGCAGGTTTCGGTGTCGGTTTTTATGGGTCGTCCGTCGAGCAAACCTGCGCAGTTAGGCCTTCCTTTCTAAACcccccttcccttttcttccctcacccttcccctccctccctacccTCTCCCCAAATTGATGGTGTGATTTCCTATGATTACTGAGATCATTGAAAGCCGTAGGAATCCCTAGGCGCCATCACACCCGCCTCAAGAAAGGGAGAAGAACCGAGAGCGGGTGATGCCGGTAATTCTCGTCAGGTCTGAATAAGGTGAGGAAGATATATTGAGGAAtatgaggagaagaaggaggaggagagttgAGGGTCTTGAAGGAAACAGGAAGACCTAATTAGCTTCCATTATGGAAGTCATGTCtgaattcttaaatatatatatatatatatatatatatatatatatatatatatattatatatatatatatatatatatatatatatatatatatatatatatatatatatatatatatatatatatatatatatatatatatatatacatacatatatatttattatatatatatacatatatatatatatgtatgatacaaatatatatatatatatatatatatatatatatatatatatatatatatatatatatatatgtatatatttatatatatatatatatatacatatatatatgtatgtatgtatgatacaatatatatataaatatatttatatatatatatatatatatatatatatatatattatatgattgactctaataattataaagaacgacttttaaaccttcttttgttttggtgtcaTAGGAAACTTTGCAGTTGTCATCGTGAACTTCTTGAAATCCTTTGTCATCGAGGAACAGTTTATCATTGAGGACTTTATATTCCATTAACACTGAAGACCTCTATTGTCCCTTTATTGTCGAAGACTTACTTTGTGATTTTATCTGAAGATTCAGTCCCTTTATcatcaaataataaatatgtcCCCTTATCATTGAAGAATTCTGATGTCCCTTTGTCGTTGCAGAATTCTGATGTCCCTTTGTCGTTGAAGAATTCTGACGTCCCTTTATCACTGAAGAATTATGATGCCCCTTTATCATCGAAGAATTCTGAtgtccatttatcatataaaaattctGATGTCCCTTTATCATCGAAGAATTCTGATGTTCCTTTATCACTGAACGAATTTTTCTGGCCCTTTGTCATAGAAAAAGTCTGATTTCCCTTTGTTATGTAACAATTCTGATGTCCCTTTATTATTGAAGAATTCTGATGTCCCTTTATCATCAAAGAATTCTGatgtatatttatcaaaaaatactATCGTCACTTTATCACTGAAAAATCTTCTGTCTCTTTATCATCAAAGGATTTTGAGCTCCCTTTGTCATTCAGGAATTCTGATGTCCCTTTATCGTGGAAGAATTTTAATGTCCCTTTATCGTGGAAGAATTCTGGTGCCTTTATCATCGAAGAATTCTGATGCCCTTTTATCCTGGAAGAATTCTGATATCCCTTTATCACTGAAGAATTCTAATGTCCCTTTATTATATAAGAATTCTGTccctttatcataaaaaaattgatgtaCTTTTTCATCGAAAGATTCTGATATCCCTTTATTGTTGAAGAATTCTCATGCCCCTTTGTCATTGAAGATTTCTGATTCCCCtttattatggaaaaattttGACTTCCCTTTATTATCGTAGAATTCTGATTTTCTTTCATCATATAAAATTTCTGATGTCCATTTGTCATAGAGGAATTCTGATGTCCATTTATCATAGAGGAAATCTGATGTCCTTTTATCATAGAAGAATTCTGATGTCCATTTATCATCGAAGGATTCTGATATACCTTTATCGTCGAAGAATTCATTgaagaatttttatatacctttatcATCGAAGAATTCTGGTGTCCATTTATCATTGAagaattttgatatacctttaTCATCGAAGGATTCTGGTGTCCCTCTATCACTGAAGAATTTTTATGTCTCTTTATCACTGAAGAATTCTGATGTCCCTTTGTCATCGAAGAATTTTTATGTCCCTTTGTCACTAAAGAATTCTGATGTCCttttatcataaaagaattttgttCTCCCTTTCTCATTGAAGAATTCTGATGTCCCTGTATCATCGAAAAATTCTGGGGTCCCTTTATCATTGAAGGATTCTGATGTTCCTTTATCATCGAAGAATTCTGATGTCTCTTTATAATCAAAGAATTCTAATGTCTCTTTATCATCGAAAAATTCCGATATCCCTTTATCATCGAAGAATTCTGATATCTCCTTAATACTGATTAATCCTGGTTCACTTTCATGAATGGATTCCTTCACCCTTGTCGCAACTGAGGATGGACGATTTTAATGGAAGAAATTCGAGGAAAAACAGAATCATTAGATTTGCTTTTtcaaagtgaaaaagagaaagaaaaggcttAAAAGTAAAAAGTGAAGCTTACGTACAACACTGAAAAAAGACCACACAGGCAGATTGAAGTTCCGTTACAAAGGCAAAGTTTCAGACTAGCAGATGACTGAGTTTAATGTATGTTCTTGTAAGAGAAGCGTGAAATTCCCCCTGCATTGACCTAGGCACCCTAAGTAGTGCTTGAATGATcgttcttgttatatatattgaGACCAACGGAAAACAAGTATGTGAATAGAAGTACAGTATTCTGCTTTATTGCCTTGCTTTTATCCTCTCATTATGATCGCAGTTTATGGGAGAATAATTATGAGGACTAAACACGAGAAATATTTACATGGACACTCAAACATGAATGATGACAACCGAATTAAACGAATTACGTGAAGAATTAGTCTTGGTCTACAGGTCTTCGATATTTTTCTAGGCACGGGAGTGGTGTGATGCAGGCAAGAGAGCTAGACGTGACTGAGAACTTTGCAGTTGTCCCTTTATGTTTTAGGACTTCTTGTATCCCTTTATCACCAAAGATTACCTATGTCCTTTTACAATTGAAGACTTAAAGTCATTCAGCCTTCAAGTAGGTTGTTTAGACAAAAGGTTTCTGTAGAAAAGAGGGACCTCAGAGTTGACGCCTGTACCTGGCCCTTGGATAAGTTTCCATGAAGTTCTGGATGAGTTTTATCTGATAAGGCCTCCATGGGTATTTGACGACGCTCTGTTCAAAACTCCACAGACTCTCAAGATAATTGCTCTGTAGTCCCAAGTCTATGCATGACCCTCTTGCTCAATACGAACCACAGTTACTTTCCTACCGGTAATAATATGCAATCGATTCTATTAGAAGGCATGGTAAGGATGAATTCACAcaaatttaatgatgataatcGAATTTATGGCCTTCTGAGAAATGTACTTCGATCTTTGCCCCTTTCCGGAGGTGTTTCAATTAAGTGTTGATATACTTACCTGCCGTCAGGCTTAACTGACAAACATCAGATTCAGTTTAGGTGTTATCTTCCACTCAGGGCCTGCTTATTCTCACTCAACATAGAAATTTCAGTGCTCTTCCGACTAGTAAAATCCAATTAATTTCCTTGACCTCCACTTTGTAGAGTGTAAATAGTAGGTAAAAACTCGCCACAGTGACCTCTGTCCCCTCACTGGCTGACCCTCAACTTATTGTTGACTTAAAAAACACGGCCCTTGCAACCTCAGGAATCTTGCAAAGAGAATATTGTTCTGGTTATTTTACAAAGAGCTTGAGAACAATATGTGAGGTAGCTATCCTCACGATATCACTGTAGATAGGTTGGCCATCTTGTGAAAAGGCCGTCCTCCTGATTGTTTGGTATGAGTACTGATAGTTTTTAAGAACGCCATAATTGTGGTTGTTTTTTGTAAACAAGCCGGCCATTTAACAAACAGTATTGTTGTAATCATTTTGCAAATTGGCTGGTCATGCTACAAAAGGCAATTCATGTGCTATTCTATTtgcaaaaaatgtattaaatttattaaaatattttattgatattgcaAATACGCTCTTCAGTTTTCAAAATAGCATAAATGAGTTCATTCCTGCCTTCCTTAGAGTTGCTTGTAACCCTAAAGATTATAACTTTACCATGACTTTCTCACTGATTCAAAGCAGCTTATATTACAAGCAAAAACTCAAAATAGGCTGAGTGAAGGTTCTTAACAGTGTGTCTAAACACCGCAACTGTGTGTCAAGTGGTATTGGCTGTTGGAAAGCCTAGTTACCAGGACAGTTGTGATTACCCCTAAAATCTTATGTTAGAGCATTATAAAGGTTCAATGCTGAGGTAGGTGCAAGTGGttgtttgttattaaaaaatagtCGCTGACAGATTCTAAGTTATTGGAAACCTTCTAGATGAGACTGTTTCTGTGGAAAGTCTCTTACTGTATTCTAGCGTGGAACTTCTCGTCTTGTAAGCGTTTCTGTTTTAATCACGGACAAAATGAAGCTACAGACGTTCAAAGGAAGATATGTAACTGGGTGAGATGTAGGGAGAATAACGAAAGCAGACATGTAGAACAGGAGAACAAACAGACACAAATCACAATCAGAACAGAAATGATGAAGAAAACTACAAGGGAAAGGCAGACAATAGATCACTAGCAGGAGTACTAAGAACAGGACTTCAGAGGGAATATTATGTTTGAAGATAAAACGACAAGACAACGCTTGATAAAACTGGAAGTAAAGCAGCATGTCAAGAAACATTTGCATACGAAGAAGGGTAAGACTTAACAGACAAAAGACCCTCAAGAGAAGAAAAGGCGAATTTCATGTCCAGAGACTCAAAGCTACACGCTTCCCTAAAAATGGTTCCTCTTTTGAAAGGCAGTTTTCCTAGCAGTGCCTGTATGGCAAAGAAGGTTCAAGTAATAAATAGGATAAATGAGAGCTTTATTTACCTAttgcaagatgaaaaaaatatttaaccacCATACGAGAGATTTTATAGTGCAATGATTACTTCTCAGGTGTACTAATGTTTCCAAACATCAGCAGTCAATGACAGCACATTTACCCTCTCCTTTTTGAGCACGGATTTACAGTAATAGTAAATAGCCGTATATTATGGCCACCAGACTATAAAAAAAGCTGAGAAATTAGATCTTAAAACTTGGAAATTTGATGTTAATTTTCTATTAATACATCAAGAGATTCCTTGAGAATGTTTATTTGCCTGTCGAAAGATGAGACTTATACCACCGTTCGAGAGACTCAATAATTCctagatttttcttcttttaggttTCATAATAATTCCGGATTACattgcatagtatatatattccttgtataTGTACACATCTTATATTCGTAACTACCCCTTTCTTTTGACCAACGGGTTTATTTTAGTTAAATGGGTTTTACGGAGGAATCTTCTTTGAAATATACGAAGTTGCAGCCTCTACCGACAAGTAAGACATATTGAAAGCAgcctctctctcaaaagatgtcTTGAGAATTGTGGATAGTAGAACCTGTGACTTCTTTATCATCGTAAGTGCGGTCTCGAGAAGATTTCGTCGGTTAATGACTTTCAGCATTAGGTGGAGAAGGCGCGCCCTTTTCAGAAGGTTGGGATTCCATCACGAAATCTCCAATGTCGTTGCCTTCGGAGTCTTGGCCTTTCGGGGTGGCCCTGGAGTAAGCGTATAGAtttgtgtcttcttcttcttcgcaatCCAGGCAAGGAGCCTGGAAGTCGAGAGAACGACCAAAGCGGAGATTGTAGTTGCGTCTGAACCTGTTAGcaaaaagaatgttaaataatTAGTAGTTTAGGAATCgagaacatattatatatacaaatcagtaaatacaaagatatataagAATTACTTTCGTAGGTTCTTGCGGGGTTTGCTGCCAGGCCGCAGGAGGCTTTGGACCTCTGCATCGAAGTCTTGTGTTTTGTCGTCTCGAAGACCGAAGCCGAATTGCAAGGGACCCCCGTTCAGGGAAACCTGTCCCCTAACTGGTAGGCGTTGCCCAATGTCGTCACACACAGCTGGGTCAAACCTGGAAGCATAATGAAGCATGCGGTAATGTAAGATTCACAAGTCAGCTAGTATGTAGACTTAATGAATGGGCATGAATAGGCCTAATGTGTTCATGGACAGGAGGCCTGAACGAGACAGAACAGTCAGAGGAACTTTACCTGAATCCTTCGTTTTCGATGCTTCTCTTGACGACATCGAGGCTGCGTCGGAACCTGAGATAATTGGGAGAGAAAATGAgatattaatagaaaattaatcACGTGTTTCAGGAAATTATTGTCAGTGACTTCATTTTTGTGGGAAACTTTCAGTTGTATTAATACGAACCTTGGACGAGGTAACTAGAGAAATTagtgaataacaaatgaaaatagagagaaacTCAAACAGTtaaaaggatatgaaaaaaaaaatatgtaaaatattgacaaaagaaaaagacgCTTGCGGTGTAAATAGTAAAATTCAGTTATTTACGGAGATACGAAGTAAAAAATGAACGCTTCCATCTAGAATTAAGCAAAACACTgacatttaagtaaaaaaaaaaagtagctacaAGTCAGCATTCGGATATAAGGCAAATAACAAATtcaatgaaagtaataaaataaagcaagcaGTGAAAGAGTCTGGGGCTGACCTGAGGGTGGGCGAGACGTAGACGACAGGGCAGAGGACCCTCTCGTTTTTGGGAGCCACTTCCGGATCTCCTCCAGGTTGCATGGAGACGACAATGGGAGGCCGGAAGACGGCTTGGATGATGCAAGGCAACGTTGCACAGAAGAGCCACGAGAG
This genomic stretch from Macrobrachium rosenbergii isolate ZJJX-2024 chromosome 6, ASM4041242v1, whole genome shotgun sequence harbors:
- the LOC136839778 gene encoding uncharacterized protein; the protein is MSVLSWLFCATLPCIIQAVFRPPIVVSMQPGGDPEVAPKNERVLCPVVYVSPTLRFRRSLDVVKRSIENEGFRFDPAVCDDIGQRLPVRGQVSLNGGPLQFGFGLRDDKTQDFDAEVQSLLRPGSKPRKNLRKFRRNYNLRFGRSLDFQAPCLDCEEEEDTNLYAYSRATPKGQDSEGNDIGDFVMESQPSEKGAPSPPNAESH